The segment ATCTAACTTTTGAGTAGAATAACTTTGACTATATGTGAAAGTGAAAAAAAACCATGCTATCTATAAGTATAggtttaagttttttaaaaatattttttgatatgaAAAGTACTAATGTGTAATAAAACAAAGAGAGTCATGCATACACTAGGTTGTTATAGATTTATATCTCAAACCTATTAGTTATATACATTCCATAGATCTATAAGTTATATACATTCCACaggaaatatattttacttaatCTTAAACATAACTAAATGAGTAGTAAGTATTAACAATCAAATACTATTTTTCCCCTACTTGTTATTGGATCCGTATTTACAAGTAATACACTATTTTAACTTGATAGCAACAAATACTTGTTTTTTTCAAACGAGTACGAGGTAAGTAGTGGGTACGGGGCAAATACCAAGTATTTTTTCCCAGCCCTAACGTTTACAAGATGCTTATGACTGGTTAACTATCAAATACAGTAAATATTAAATGataattaacaatatttacattttatataattataaaagtattaaaagtcataatactataataaatataaaaatatattaataaaattatactattaaattttaaaaatatagaaaatatttttttaagttttgtaatataagttaaaatataacatatacatttCACTATTTCtactttttcaattttaaaagaatatttaccTTCAACCACAAATGCTAACTGAAACTaggttttaattttaaaaagttcgaGGGTTGAAACAATTTGAaatgattttaaagttttgtgtAATTATTTCAAAATGCTAACAACCAGTGCCAACCTCAAAAATTGAGTTTGAGGTTCTCACGAGGAAAACAAGGTGTTAAAAGTAAAACATAGAGAAACCTTGACatcctaaaagaaaaaaaaaccacagCTCACGTGATTAAGGACTGATAAAGGTAATCTTTATGTGATCACAAGTATAAAAAGCAGTAGTAAAATACTAATAGTAGCCAAGGGAGCCAGATGATATGAAGAAGATTAACGAGATCAACATCATagttaagaaagaaaaaaaaatccacaagataaataatcattttttttaagtCAACTGAAACGATCCTCCATTAAGCTCCGAGTTCTTAATGGTGACGTAGAGAAGAGAGAAGCAAATAGCGATGAGTCCCGACCAAACATAAACAATTGTCGgagttcttcctcttcttcccaTCAATCCTTTGGCAAACGGATACATATGAACCAGAACCCAAACTGCGAAGAACGTCCCACCAACGAGATTGCTCCACTGTGGATTGTCACTGAAAACGGTCCGACAAAACGCGAAAAGAATGGCCACGATGTTCAAGATTATGATGGTTAACGGAGGAATCATCAAAGACGTCCATTTAAAGAGATAAAGATCAGCGAACTCGTCGTCTTCGTCATCCCCTGAAGATTTCGAAGTCAACGTGAAGGAGATTTCGATACCAGCGATGACTTTGAGGATACCTTGAAGAACAGCAACCAAATGGGCGCTCGTACCGCCTATCAACCAGAACTGCTCGTTTCTCCACCATTCTTCTAAAGAGATACCTGACCACTTGACTTCAAGAACAGCTAACCCGCATAGAGACAAGGAGATTGTCAGAAGGTAACTGAGGAACCATTTGTTAAGGCTATCAACCACGAACTGGCCGGAGAAGAGAGATAACGGCGGGAGGAAGCAATAGGTTAAGATGAAAATGCTGGTGAACGGGTAGATCCCGACGTTGAGGTAAGAGATTCTCTGGAGGAACTTGAGTTTCCTTCCGGCTAAAATAGCGTTGTTCCTGGAGAAGAAGATCTCGACTGATCCTGTAGCCCAACGGAGAACCTGGTGGAGCCTATCGGTTAAGTTTATAGGCGCGGATCCACGGAACGCGTCTGGTTCAGTTACGCAATAGAATGATCTCCATCCTTTCTCATGCATTCTGAAACCTGTCACCACGTCTTCGGTGACGGATCCGTAGACCCACCCGACGCTGATTCCCCACTCAGTCTTGTCCTCGTACCAGCATGATATGACGTTAACAGCCTCGCTCACGGCCGCGGGATCAAGCGGCTCCCGGCCGCAGGTCAAGGATCCAGGTGGACGTCCACGCGCGCTCGAATGTCCCATGGCTAATGGCTTTCCTTGGAACTCTGCCACTTTTACGGAACTCACTAGCATACTCGAGCTACCGAAATGCTTTCGAATCAGATCGACATCAAACTGATCTTCCTCCTCAACTTCAACGTCAACGTCAACGTAGTACGCTGCTTCAGAAGCTACGGTTGCAGGAGTTCGTTTCCTTTGCTGTGGGAAACAGCAGCTACAGCATCCAGACGGTTCTGTCTCCACGGGAACAAGAGGTGGGTCGAAACCGTAAAGAGCAGTTCGTCGGAACAAACATCCTGTCCCGACGTACATCGGACCTTGAATCCCATCGAGGGCCCGCAGGTTGATGTCGAAGAAGACGGTGTTTCTGTTAGCATAGCGGTCAGAGGGATCAATGCCTTCGAACCTCTGCGGAAACTGAACATAGCACACACGGTCGCCATCTTGGTCCATCATGAAACAGATCCCATCTCTAAATGCTATAGAGTTGTAGACGTAGTGGTCACAGTCTAAGTTCAATATGAACGGTCCGTTAGACATTATAGCTGAAGCTCGGACCAAGGCGTTCATAGCTCCTGCCTTCTTGTTATGCTCATAACCAGGCCGTTTCTCCCGGCTCACGTAAACAAACATCGGTAAACGAATGTCTACTCCTTCAAAATCAAGCGCGTCTCCCTCACCGCCTCTCCCGTTAACAGGTTCGTCTTCAGGAGGATAAAGCAACACCtgccaataaaaaaaaattaaattaaattaattaatc is part of the Raphanus sativus cultivar WK10039 chromosome 5, ASM80110v3, whole genome shotgun sequence genome and harbors:
- the LOC108859715 gene encoding putative cellulose synthase-like protein D6; the encoded protein is MIGETSSKNPRISHVSISNGDICSDFGSSSDFANYTVHVPPTPDNNPGPLHIALQDIDTGSSYKDEDLDQTELRISEEEDALLYKISQPLTRVVKISPIIMVLYRILIFVRIVALCFFLVWRVRNPNEKAIWLWGLSVVCEIWFAFSWLIDQIPRLYPVNHATDTEALKARFESPNRNNPTGKSDLPGIDVFVSTADAEKEPPLVTANTILSILAVDYPIEKLSCYLSDDGGSLLTFEAMAEAASFAKIWVPFCRKHKIEPRNPESYFGLKKDPYKGKVRHDFVRERRYVKRGYEEFKVRVNALSHSIRRRSDAFNSKEEIKALEKWKNWKVKVEEDQVKEPRPAIVAPKATWMSDGTHWPGTWTVPCQNHSRGDHASIIQVLLYPPEDEPVNGRGGEGDALDFEGVDIRLPMFVYVSREKRPGYEHNKKAGAMNALVRASAIMSNGPFILNLDCDHYVYNSIAFRDGICFMMDQDGDRVCYVQFPQRFEGIDPSDRYANRNTVFFDINLRALDGIQGPMYVGTGCLFRRTALYGFDPPLVPVETEPSGCCSCCFPQQRKRTPATVASEAAYYVDVDVEVEEEDQFDVDLIRKHFGSSSMLVSSVKVAEFQGKPLAMGHSSARGRPPGSLTCGREPLDPAAVSEAVNVISCWYEDKTEWGISVGWVYGSVTEDVVTGFRMHEKGWRSFYCVTEPDAFRGSAPINLTDRLHQVLRWATGSVEIFFSRNNAILAGRKLKFLQRISYLNVGIYPFTSIFILTYCFLPPLSLFSGQFVVDSLNKWFLSYLLTISLSLCGLAVLEVKWSGISLEEWWRNEQFWLIGGTSAHLVAVLQGILKVIAGIEISFTLTSKSSGDDEDDEFADLYLFKWTSLMIPPLTIIILNIVAILFAFCRTVFSDNPQWSNLVGGTFFAVWVLVHMYPFAKGLMGRRGRTPTIVYVWSGLIAICFSLLYVTIKNSELNGGSFQLT